A portion of the Lampris incognitus isolate fLamInc1 chromosome 9, fLamInc1.hap2, whole genome shotgun sequence genome contains these proteins:
- the kel gene encoding kell blood group glycoprotein: MSENRQQPEPQSDPQHQPQTSPGEEAKPRWTSPRKLLILLLLGSSICASILGLLYYKQQNRHSKSVQITPCLSPACLRASARLSLSVDPFTQPCDYFLFTCGSDRPSPGTRETQRGRGLPGEPQSRGRRGTRSDRRKRESGPVRGLSDREATLLQYLREILESEPSGSAGRKARAFYLSCLDTNSIEAAGEEPFLTLIQKLGGWAVSGQWNKTDFNSTLSLLMRQYSTFPFFKLYVGRDPNETARGPTRKYIQIDQPDLLIPIEWNNKTQKSLSNAQTIRPFLASCQRYLKLLGAPSASISIHVGGFLSLSSELAVAAAPLSYRLLRGQLHQRMTIKELQDQAPVIDWLGSLQATFHPHPVGPEDQVLLHNLPYMVQMSRVIGKWLNNHELSSSGPLHTYMVLNLLHTFIPALDSRFAQTQRDLYVALGDTERVLPRWMQCVSETERGFDKVLKHLLREKSAHREEAQEMVQRVFSSLKSKLVDLRWRDESSRQRVMNKVHALTPRLWRDTEIPSEAELDQLYSEVVTSTCDYFANYIQLLSLQHKRRNQQFGEKEEADVLSVRPFVLGNELIIPMGMFVPPLFHPTYPRAMNYGVLGFLIAKDILHLLLPDIHRQSEAVQAVGECVWSHYLTVVENPSRDGELSLSAAQQQEVWVQHTALQVALQAYHHSLKSKPDDASLSGLSRTHLLLSSFSQVSCDTDPYDKFMPFEPSFLVTVICAEPALCPTTMTCPTGARQHQLHTC; encoded by the exons CCCCAGTCCGACCCCCAACACCAGCCCCAAACGTCGCCTGGCGAGGAGGCCAAGCCCCGATGGACAAGCCCCCGTAAACTTCTTATCCTCCTTCTCTTGGGCTCCTCCATCTGCGCCTCCATCCTGGGCCTGCTTTACTACAAGCAGCAGAATCGCCATTCGAAGAGCGTGCAGA TCActccatgtctctcccctgcctGTCTGAGGGCCTCAGCccgtctgtccctctctgtcgaTCCCTTCACCCAGCCCTGTGACTACTTCTTGTTCACCTGTGGCTCCGACAGACCCTCGCCGGGCACCAGGGAGACACAAAGAGGCAGGGGCCTTCCTGGGGAGCCACAGAGCCGAGGGAGGAGAGGGACGCGGTCggacagaaggaagagagaaagTGGTCCAGTCAGAGGTTTGAGTGACAGGGAAGCTACCCTGCTGCAGTATCTGAGGGAAATTTTGG AATCGGAGCCGTCTGGCTCGGCAGGGCGGAAGGCCCGAGCTTTTTACCTCTCCTGTTTGGACACCAACTCCATAGAGGCTGCTGGAGAAGAACCGTTCCTCACACTCATCCAGAAG CTGGGCGGCTGGGCGGTGTCTGGGCAGTGGAACAAGACCGACTTCAACTCCACGCTGAGCCTCCTCATGAGACAGTACTCCACCTTCCCGTTCTTCAAGCTCTACGTCGGCCGGGATCCGAACGAGACGGCCCGTGGGCCCACGAGGAAATACATACAG ATCGATCAGCCGGACCTGTTGATCCCAATCGAGTGGAACAACAAGACACAGAAATCTCTATCTAACGCCCAG ACCATACGTCCATTTCTGGCATCGTGTCAGAGGTACCTGAAGCTGCTCGGGGCGCCGTCTGCTAGCATCAGCATCCACGTTGGCggcttcctctctctttcctctgagCTGGCTGTTGCTGCGGCCCCTCTGTCCTATCGCCTGCTGAGGGGCCAGCTCCACCAACGCATGACCATCAAGGAGCTGCAG GACCAGGCCCCTGTCATCGACTGGCTGGGCTCTCTGCAGGCCACTTTCCACCCTCACCCCGTCGGCCCAGAGGACCAGGTCCTCCTGCACAACCTCCCCTACATGGTGCAGATGTCACGCGTCATTGGCAAATGGCTGAACAACCACGAGCTGAGCAGCAG TGGTCCACTTCACACCTACATGGTCCTCAATCTACTGCACACCTTCATACCCGCGCTGGATTCCAGATTCGCCCAGACACAGAGGGACTTGTATGTGGCTCTGGGGGACACCGAGAGG GTCCTACCTCGATGGATGCAATGTGTCTCCGAGACTGAAAGAGGATTTGACAAGGTTCTCAAGCACCTTCTCCGTGAGAAGAGCGCACACAGGGAGGAG GCCCAGGAGATGGTTCAGCGTGTCTTTTCCTCGTTGAAATCCAAGTTGGTTGATCTGAGGTGGAGGGATGAAAGTTCCCGCCAGCGGGTTATGAACAAG GTCCACGCTCTCACGCCCAGACTCTGGAGAGACACCGAGATCCCAAGTGAGGCTGAACTCGACCAGCTTTACTCTGAGGTAGT AACCAGCACATGTGACTATTTCGCCAACTACATCCAACTACTGTCCCTGCAGCATAAGAGGCGCAACCAACAGTTCGGTGAGAAGGAGGAGGCCGACGT TCTGTCCGTCAGGCCCTTCGTCCTGGGTAACGAGCTCATCATTCCCATGGGAATGTTTGTTCCTCCGCTCTTCCATCCGACCTATCCCAG GGCTATGAATTATGGTGTTTTGGGCTTCCTGATTGCCAAAGATATCCTCCATCTTCTTCTGCCGGACA TTCACAGGCAGAGTGAGGCGGTGCAGGCGGTGGGCGAGTGTGTATGGTCTCATTACCTCACTGTCGTAGAAAACCCAAGCAGAGATGGAGAACTGTCCCTCTCGGCTGCACAGCAGCAAGAGGTGTGGGTGCAGCACACTGCGCTGCAGGTGGCGCTACAG GCTTATCATCACAGTCTGAAGAGTAAGCCGGACGACGCCTCCCTCTCAGGACTGTCTCGTACTCACCTGCTCTTGTCTTCCTTTTcacag GTCAGCTGTGACACCGATCCGTATGACAAGTTCATGCCGTTCGAGCCCTCCTTCCTGGTTACGGTCATCTGTGCTGAACCTGCGCTGTGTCCCACCACCATGACGTGTCCTACAGGAGCCCGGCAGCACCAGTTACACACATGCTGA